The genomic window ACCACCCTTAATAGATACCGCGTTTTGTGTCGTATAGAATCTTATTTTTTCTCATCATAAAATTCCCCATAATACGCCACTTGCGAGATAAATTTATCTAATGCCATATGCGCCGCATTCGCCACAGATTCTAAACGATATTGGTCAAATATGATTGTAGAGGTAAAATCTGCACTATAATCATAATAACCTGTATTGCTCACATCAAAACTCTTACCTTGTGCATTTTCAAAATGAATATCAAGCACAATATTTGTGCGATAGTAGCTCACAAAACCCTGTTGATTGTAAGCCACAGGCGTTTGTGTAATGCTTTTCACATTGATTGTGAGAAAGCTCTGCGCCTCCCTCTTACTCTTTAACCGACTACCAAATCGCTTAATTACCGCATTATTCACCCTATCTTTGATATTTGCGCCCGATTCAGGTATAGAGGAATTAACAATAATATCCACATACACACCATCATTAAAAATACTCTGTGCATAATGGCTCACAGGCTGATATCCACAGCCCACAAAAAGCCACGCAAAAGTGCAAAATACTACATATCTCACGCAAGAAAAAAAATAGTCTTTCATCATTTCACCACAAGATTCACAAGCTTATTTGGCACGACTATTTCTTTCACAATCTCCACATCAACAAGCCATTTTTCAACACTTTGCTTTGCCTTAGCGATGATTTCATCTTTATCTAATCCCAAAGGAAGCTCGATTTCTGCGCGTTTTTTGCCATTAATCGTTACCGCATACACTACCTCATCTTTATGCAACGCCGCCTCATCAACACTAATGGGTGCAAAGTTTGTGAGGTTAAAATATTTTTGGCTCAACTCCCAGCAGATATGAGGCACGATAGGCTCTAGAATATGCAGCAAGATAAAATAACCCTCGCTCCATACCTGTGCATTTTCCTGCTCACTCAAGGCATTAAAAGCCTCCATAGCTGCGGCAATAAGGGTATTAAAAGGATAACCAACCTGCTTTTTGCTAAAAATATCTACGCTTTTTTGTAATGCCTCATACACCTTTTGGCGCGCATATTGCTCGTTTTTGGTAAGGTTTGCGTGAGCAATACGAGGCAAAACCTCACAAGATTCTATATTTT from Helicobacter typhlonius includes these protein-coding regions:
- the lptE gene encoding LPS assembly lipoprotein LptE; translated protein: MKDYFFSCVRYVVFCTFAWLFVGCGYQPVSHYAQSIFNDGVYVDIIVNSSIPESGANIKDRVNNAVIKRFGSRLKSKREAQSFLTINVKSITQTPVAYNQQGFVSYYRTNIVLDIHFENAQGKSFDVSNTGYYDYSADFTSTIIFDQYRLESVANAAHMALDKFISQVAYYGEFYDEKK